One window of the Klebsiella sp. WP3-W18-ESBL-02 genome contains the following:
- a CDS encoding catecholate siderophore receptor Fiu, giving the protein MEKNRTTPFGSFRSLTFFTGICIGLTPAAQADEGKEKNAGDTLVVEAQTPSLYAPTQSADPKFSRPIADTTRTVTVISEQVLKDQGATNLTDALKNVPGVGAFFAGENGSSSTGDTIYMRGADTSNSIYIDGIRDIGSVTRDTFNTQQVEVIKGPSGSDYGRSAPTGSINMISKQPRLDSGIDASASVGSAWYRRGTLDLNEAIGETAAVRLNLMGEKTHDAGRDNVKNERYGIAPSIAFGLGTQNRLYLNYLHVTQNNTPDGGVPTVGLPGYSAPNAATSALNHSGKVDTHNFYGTRSDYDDSTTDTATMRFEHDFNDTTTLRNTTRWSQIKQDYMMTAMMGGATNITRPNPNNVDTWTWTRNINTKDVSNKILTNQTNLTSKFSTGAIGHDISTGVEFTREQQTNYGVYPFTAPAVNLYHPDSSISLGSLQRSGANANGQTDTFGIYAFDTLQITRDFELNGGIRLDSYRTEYDSASLCGGTARGAVACPAGVAKNSPVTTVDASKSGNLVNWKAGALYHLTQNGNVYVNYAISQQPPGGSNFALAAGGTGNSANRTDFKPQKAKTSEIGTKWEVLDKRLLLSAALFRTDIENDVEANDDGTYSQYGTKRVEGYELSVAGNITPEWQVIGGFTQQRATVRAGANVAQDGSASLPYTPEHAFTLWNQYQATDALSVGAGARYIGSMHRGSDGAVGTPSFTESYWVADARLGYRVNSNLDLQLNVYNLFDTDYVASINKSGYRYHPGEPRTFVLTANVHF; this is encoded by the coding sequence ATGGAAAAAAATCGCACTACTCCGTTTGGCAGCTTTCGTTCTCTCACCTTCTTTACCGGGATCTGTATCGGCCTGACCCCCGCCGCCCAGGCCGATGAGGGGAAAGAGAAAAACGCGGGTGATACGCTGGTTGTTGAAGCCCAAACTCCGTCCCTGTATGCCCCCACTCAATCGGCCGACCCGAAATTCAGCCGTCCAATTGCGGATACCACCCGCACCGTCACGGTGATTTCTGAGCAGGTGTTGAAGGATCAAGGGGCGACAAACCTGACCGATGCGCTGAAAAACGTACCGGGCGTCGGGGCTTTCTTTGCCGGTGAAAACGGCAGCTCGTCAACGGGCGACACCATCTACATGCGCGGAGCCGATACGTCTAACAGTATCTATATTGACGGTATTCGCGATATTGGCAGCGTGACGCGCGACACATTTAACACCCAGCAGGTGGAAGTGATCAAAGGCCCCTCAGGGTCCGACTACGGGCGCAGCGCGCCGACCGGTTCGATCAACATGATCAGCAAACAGCCGCGCCTGGACTCCGGGATCGATGCCTCCGCCAGCGTCGGCAGCGCATGGTATCGTCGTGGCACGCTGGACCTGAATGAAGCGATCGGTGAAACCGCCGCGGTGCGTTTAAATCTGATGGGTGAAAAAACCCACGATGCCGGGCGCGATAACGTTAAAAACGAGCGCTACGGTATTGCACCGTCCATTGCGTTCGGCCTCGGCACGCAAAACCGTCTGTACCTCAACTACCTGCACGTGACGCAGAACAACACCCCGGACGGCGGCGTGCCAACCGTTGGGCTGCCGGGCTACTCCGCACCCAATGCCGCCACTTCGGCGCTGAATCACTCAGGTAAAGTGGACACCCATAACTTCTACGGCACTCGCTCCGACTACGACGACTCGACCACCGATACGGCGACGATGCGTTTTGAGCACGACTTCAACGACACCACCACCCTTCGCAACACTACCCGCTGGTCGCAGATCAAGCAGGACTATATGATGACGGCGATGATGGGGGGGGCCACGAACATTACTCGCCCAAATCCAAATAACGTCGACACCTGGACCTGGACACGTAACATCAATACCAAGGATGTGAGCAACAAAATTCTCACTAACCAGACCAACCTGACCTCGAAGTTCTCTACCGGCGCAATCGGCCACGATATCAGTACCGGGGTAGAGTTTACCCGCGAACAGCAGACCAACTACGGTGTGTATCCGTTTACCGCTCCGGCAGTGAACCTCTATCACCCTGATAGCAGCATTTCTCTGGGCAGCCTCCAGCGCAGCGGCGCCAATGCGAATGGTCAGACCGATACCTTCGGTATCTACGCCTTTGACACGCTGCAAATTACCCGTGATTTTGAGTTGAACGGCGGTATCCGTCTGGATAGCTATCGCACCGAGTACGACAGCGCATCGCTGTGCGGCGGCACTGCCCGCGGCGCGGTAGCTTGCCCCGCGGGCGTCGCGAAAAATTCACCGGTCACCACCGTTGACGCCAGCAAATCGGGCAACCTCGTGAACTGGAAGGCCGGTGCGCTCTATCACCTGACGCAGAACGGCAACGTTTACGTTAACTACGCTATCTCCCAGCAGCCTCCGGGCGGCAGCAACTTTGCCCTGGCCGCTGGCGGTACGGGCAACAGCGCCAACCGCACCGACTTTAAACCGCAGAAGGCGAAAACCAGCGAAATTGGCACCAAGTGGGAAGTGCTGGATAAACGCCTGCTGCTGTCGGCCGCCCTGTTCCGTACCGACATTGAAAACGATGTCGAAGCTAACGACGACGGCACCTACTCACAGTACGGCACTAAGCGCGTAGAAGGCTACGAGCTGTCCGTTGCCGGCAATATCACTCCAGAATGGCAGGTGATTGGCGGCTTTACTCAACAGCGTGCGACGGTGCGTGCAGGCGCGAACGTCGCGCAGGATGGCAGCGCTTCTCTGCCGTACACGCCGGAACACGCCTTCACGCTGTGGAACCAGTACCAGGCGACCGATGCCCTCTCCGTGGGCGCAGGCGCTCGCTATATTGGCAGCATGCACCGCGGCTCCGATGGTGCTGTGGGCACGCCGTCGTTCACCGAAAGCTATTGGGTGGCCGACGCCAGACTGGGCTATCGCGTCAACAGCAATCTCGATCTGCAGCTGAACGTCTATAACCTGTTCGATACCGACTATGTTGCTTCCATCAACAAGAGCGGCTATCGCTACCATCCTGGCGAACCACGCACCTTCGTACTGACGGCGAACGTTCATTTCTAA
- the ybiX gene encoding PKHD-type hydroxylase YbiX: MMYRIPGVLSTDEVRHLVAELNQAQWIDGRATVGAQGAQVKHNQQVDTRSERYRALQALVQEAVNRHSLFFAAALPKTLSSPLFNRYQQQETYGFHVDGAVRQHPESGWMRTDLSATLFLSDPESYDGGELIINDTFGQHSVKLPAGDLVLYPSSSLHCVTPVTRGVRVASFMWIQSMIRDDKRRAMLFELDRNIQSLNSRHGESEEALSLLNLYHNLLREWSEI; the protein is encoded by the coding sequence ATGATGTACCGTATTCCCGGCGTATTGAGCACCGATGAAGTTCGTCATCTTGTTGCCGAACTTAACCAGGCGCAGTGGATTGATGGCCGGGCGACCGTGGGCGCACAGGGGGCGCAGGTGAAGCATAATCAGCAGGTCGATACCCGCAGCGAGCGCTATCGGGCACTGCAGGCCCTGGTGCAAGAAGCGGTAAACCGCCATTCGCTGTTCTTTGCCGCCGCGCTGCCGAAAACCCTTTCCAGCCCGCTATTCAACCGCTATCAGCAACAGGAAACCTACGGTTTTCACGTCGATGGCGCGGTGCGCCAGCACCCCGAAAGCGGCTGGATGCGTACCGACCTGTCCGCCACCCTGTTTTTATCCGATCCGGAGAGCTATGACGGTGGAGAACTGATCATCAACGACACCTTCGGGCAGCATTCGGTGAAGCTTCCGGCAGGCGACCTGGTACTTTATCCCTCCAGCAGCCTGCACTGCGTCACGCCGGTCACGCGCGGCGTGAGGGTAGCATCGTTTATGTGGATTCAGTCGATGATCCGCGACGATAAACGCCGCGCCATGCTGTTCGAACTGGACCGAAATATTCAATCGCTGAACAGCCGTCACGGTGAGTCGGAGGAGGCACTTTCCCTGCTTAATCTCTATCACAACCTGCTGCGCGAGTGGTCTGAGATCTAA
- the ybiJ gene encoding DUF1471 family protein YbiJ: MKTIKYAVAAIALSALSFGAFAAQPVTQAQAQKMNAMGTVSVDGATTLDGMEAQLAQKAAAAGATGYSITSANTNNKVSGTAVIYK, from the coding sequence ATGAAAACCATTAAATATGCTGTTGCTGCCATCGCCCTGTCTGCCCTGTCCTTTGGCGCTTTCGCTGCCCAGCCTGTTACCCAAGCTCAGGCACAAAAAATGAACGCAATGGGTACCGTGTCCGTTGACGGCGCGACGACTCTGGATGGTATGGAAGCTCAGTTGGCGCAGAAAGCTGCCGCTGCTGGCGCAACCGGCTACTCCATCACGTCTGCTAACACCAACAACAAAGTTAGCGGTACTGCGGTTATCTATAAATAA
- the ybiB gene encoding DNA-binding protein YbiB, whose product MDYRKIIKEIGRGKNHARDLDQDIARGLYTQMLDGDVPDLEMGAILLSMRIKGEGEAEMLGFYEAVQQKTMRLTPPAGKPMPIVIPSYNGARKQANLTPLLAMLLHKLGFPVVVHGVSEDPTRVISETIFELLGIEPTRHAGQAQAKLDGHQLVYIPVGALCPPLERQLNLRWQLGVRNSAHTLAKLATPFAEDAALRLSSVSHPEYVGKVAKFFADIGGRSLLMHGTEGEVYANPQRCPQITLIDAQGARVINARQSEQCEEIVALPAAKDPQTTAQWIERCVAGVEPVPQSLKIQLACCLLAAGEVSSLEDGLDRVALAY is encoded by the coding sequence ATGGATTATCGCAAAATCATCAAAGAAATCGGTCGTGGAAAAAATCATGCGCGTGACCTGGACCAGGACATCGCGCGCGGCCTGTACACCCAAATGCTTGATGGTGATGTTCCGGATCTGGAAATGGGCGCGATTTTGCTCTCCATGCGCATTAAGGGGGAGGGCGAAGCGGAGATGCTTGGTTTTTATGAGGCCGTGCAGCAGAAAACCATGCGCCTGACGCCGCCGGCGGGTAAACCGATGCCGATTGTCATTCCCAGCTATAACGGCGCGCGCAAGCAGGCCAACCTGACGCCGCTGCTGGCGATGCTGCTGCATAAGCTCGGTTTTCCGGTCGTGGTGCACGGGGTCAGCGAAGATCCGACGCGGGTCATCAGTGAGACCATCTTTGAGCTGCTGGGCATTGAGCCGACGCGTCATGCCGGGCAGGCGCAGGCAAAGCTGGATGGCCATCAGCTGGTCTATATTCCGGTTGGCGCGCTGTGCCCGCCGCTGGAACGGCAGCTGAATCTGCGCTGGCAGCTTGGCGTGCGCAACAGTGCGCATACGCTGGCCAAGCTGGCGACGCCGTTTGCCGAAGACGCGGCGCTGCGCTTGTCCAGCGTCTCGCATCCGGAGTACGTGGGCAAAGTCGCAAAATTCTTTGCCGATATCGGCGGGCGCAGCCTGCTGATGCATGGCACCGAGGGCGAAGTTTATGCTAATCCGCAGCGCTGCCCGCAAATCACATTGATTGATGCGCAGGGCGCACGGGTCATTAACGCGCGTCAGAGTGAGCAGTGCGAAGAGATTGTGGCGCTGCCAGCGGCGAAAGATCCGCAAACCACGGCGCAGTGGATCGAACGCTGCGTGGCGGGCGTCGAGCCGGTGCCGCAGTCGTTGAAAATTCAGCTGGCCTGTTGCCTGCTGGCGGCCGGAGAGGTCAGTTCGCTTGAAGACGGCCTTGACCGCGTCGCGCTCGCCTATTAA
- the dinG gene encoding ATP-dependent DNA helicase DinG: protein MALTAALKAQIAAWYKALQEQIPDFIPRAPQRQMIADVAKTLAGEDGRHLAIEAPTGVGKTLSYLIPGIAIAREEQKTLVVSTANVALQDQIYSKDLPLLRKIIPDLRFTAAFGRGRYVCPRNLTALASSEPNQQDLLAFLDDELTPNNQEEQKRCAKLKGDLDSYKWDGLRDHTDIAIDDDLWRRLSTDKASCLNRNCQYYRECPFFVARREIQEAEVVVANHALVMAAMESEAVLPEPKNLLLVLDEGHHLPDVARDALEMSAEITAPWYRLQLDLFSKLVATCMEQFRPKTTPPLALPERLTAHCEELYELIASLNNILNLYLPAAQEAEHRFPMGELPDEVMEICQRLAKLTEMLRGLAELFLNDLSEKTGSHDIVRLHRVILQMNRALGMFESQSKLWRLASLSQASGAPVTKWATRDLRDGQMHVWFHCVGIRVSEQLERLLWRSVPHIVVTSATLRSLNSFSRLQEMSGLREKAGDRFVALDSPFNHVEQGKIVIPQMQFEPLIDNEEQHIAEMAAYFRQQVESKKHHGMLVLFASGRAMQRFLEHVTDLRLMLLVQGDQPRYRLVELHRKRVESGERSVLVGLQSFAEGLDLKGELLSQVHIHKIAFPPIDSPVVITEGEWLKSLNRYPFEVQSLPSASFNLIQQVGRLIRSHGCWGEVIIYDKRLLTKNYGKRLLDALPVFPIERPEVPEVKQKAITAKPKSPRRKKR, encoded by the coding sequence ATGGCTTTGACCGCTGCGCTGAAAGCGCAAATCGCCGCCTGGTACAAGGCGCTTCAGGAACAGATCCCCGACTTTATCCCCCGTGCGCCGCAGCGGCAGATGATTGCGGACGTCGCTAAAACGCTTGCCGGAGAAGACGGGCGACATCTGGCGATTGAAGCGCCTACCGGCGTCGGGAAAACCTTGTCCTACCTGATTCCCGGTATTGCTATCGCCCGCGAAGAACAGAAAACGCTGGTGGTCAGCACCGCCAACGTGGCGTTACAGGATCAAATCTACAGTAAAGATTTACCGCTGCTGCGCAAAATTATCCCCGATTTGCGCTTCACTGCCGCCTTTGGTCGCGGCCGCTACGTATGCCCGCGTAACCTGACGGCGCTCGCCAGCAGCGAGCCAAACCAGCAGGATCTGCTGGCCTTTCTCGACGATGAGCTGACGCCCAATAACCAGGAAGAGCAGAAGCGCTGCGCGAAGCTGAAGGGCGATCTCGACAGCTACAAGTGGGACGGCCTGCGCGACCATACCGACATCGCGATTGACGATGATTTATGGCGTCGCCTGAGCACCGATAAAGCCAGCTGTTTGAACCGTAACTGCCAGTATTATCGCGAGTGCCCGTTCTTCGTCGCGCGCCGCGAGATTCAGGAGGCTGAAGTCGTGGTCGCAAACCATGCGCTGGTCATGGCGGCAATGGAGAGCGAAGCGGTGCTGCCGGAGCCGAAAAACCTGCTGCTGGTGCTGGATGAAGGCCACCATCTGCCGGACGTCGCCCGCGACGCGCTGGAGATGAGCGCCGAGATTACCGCACCGTGGTATCGGCTACAGCTCGACCTGTTCAGTAAGCTGGTGGCCACCTGCATGGAGCAGTTCCGCCCGAAAACCACGCCGCCGCTGGCGCTGCCGGAGCGACTTACCGCGCATTGTGAAGAGCTGTACGAGCTTATCGCGTCGCTGAATAACATTCTTAATCTGTATCTACCCGCAGCCCAGGAAGCCGAGCATCGATTCCCGATGGGCGAGTTGCCCGACGAAGTGATGGAAATTTGCCAGCGTTTGGCCAAGCTCACCGAAATGCTGCGCGGGCTGGCGGAGCTGTTCTTAAACGATCTCAGCGAGAAAACCGGCAGTCACGATATTGTGCGCCTGCATCGGGTGATTTTGCAGATGAACCGCGCGCTGGGGATGTTTGAATCCCAGAGCAAGCTGTGGCGTCTGGCGTCGCTTTCCCAGGCATCGGGGGCGCCGGTCACCAAGTGGGCTACCCGCGATCTGCGCGATGGGCAGATGCACGTCTGGTTCCACTGCGTAGGTATCCGCGTCAGCGAACAGCTTGAGCGCCTGCTGTGGCGCAGCGTGCCGCATATTGTTGTCACCTCGGCAACGCTGCGTTCGCTTAATAGCTTCTCACGCCTGCAGGAGATGAGCGGGCTGAGAGAAAAAGCAGGCGATCGTTTCGTGGCGCTGGATTCGCCGTTTAACCACGTCGAGCAGGGTAAAATCGTCATTCCACAGATGCAGTTTGAGCCGCTAATCGATAACGAAGAGCAGCATATTGCCGAAATGGCGGCCTATTTTCGCCAGCAGGTCGAGAGCAAAAAGCATCACGGTATGCTGGTGCTGTTTGCCAGCGGCCGCGCGATGCAGCGTTTCCTTGAGCACGTGACCGATCTACGTCTGATGCTGCTGGTGCAGGGCGATCAGCCGCGCTATCGGCTGGTAGAACTCCATCGCAAGCGGGTTGAGAGCGGCGAGCGCAGCGTGCTGGTTGGGCTACAATCTTTTGCGGAGGGGCTGGATCTGAAAGGTGAGCTGCTAAGCCAGGTGCATATTCATAAAATCGCCTTCCCGCCGATCGACAGCCCGGTGGTGATCACCGAAGGCGAATGGCTGAAAAGTCTCAACCGCTACCCCTTTGAAGTGCAAAGTCTGCCCAGCGCATCGTTTAATCTGATTCAGCAGGTGGGGCGACTGATTCGTAGCCACGGTTGCTGGGGCGAAGTGATCATCTACGATAAGCGGCTGTTGACCAAAAACTACGGTAAGCGTTTACTGGATGCGTTGCCGGTTTTCCCGATTGAACGTCCGGAAGTGCCGGAAGTTAAACAGAAAGCTATCACGGCTAAGCCAAAATCACCGCGCCGTAAAAAACGCTAG
- the rhlE gene encoding ATP-dependent RNA helicase RhlE — translation MSFDSLGLNPDILRAVAEQGYREPTPIQQQAIPAVLQGRDLMASAQTGTGKTAGFTLPLLQLLVSREPHVKGRRPVRALILTPTRELAAQIGENVREYSRYLNIRSLVVFGGVSINPQMMKLRGGVDVLVATPGRLLDLEHQNAVKLDQIEILVLDEADRMLDMGFIHDIRRVLTKLPAKRQNLLFSATFSDDIKALAEKLLTNPLEIEVARRNTASEQVTQHVHMVDKKRKRELLSQMIGEGNWQQVLVFTRTKHGANHLAEQLNKDGIRSAAIHGNKSQGARTRALADFKSGDIRVLVATDIAARGLDIEELPHVVNYELPNVPEDYVHRIGRTGRAAATGEALSLVCVDEHKLLRDIERLLKKEIPRIALPGYEPDPSIKAEPIQNGRQQRGGNGNGNGGGRGRGQGGQGQGAGRSQQQPRRNDGGAPKAKPRSAEGKPAGDKPRPPRRPRKPAAAQ, via the coding sequence ATGTCTTTTGATTCTCTCGGGCTGAACCCCGACATTCTGCGCGCCGTTGCTGAGCAAGGTTACCGCGAACCCACCCCCATCCAGCAGCAGGCGATTCCTGCGGTACTGCAGGGCCGCGACCTGATGGCCAGCGCCCAAACCGGCACCGGTAAAACCGCAGGCTTTACCCTGCCGCTGCTGCAGCTGCTGGTTTCCCGTGAGCCGCACGTCAAGGGCCGTCGCCCGGTGCGCGCGCTGATCCTCACGCCAACCCGTGAGCTGGCGGCGCAGATTGGTGAAAACGTGCGTGAATACAGCCGTTACCTGAACATCCGTTCGCTGGTCGTGTTCGGCGGCGTCAGCATCAACCCGCAGATGATGAAGCTGCGCGGCGGCGTTGACGTGCTGGTGGCTACGCCGGGGCGTCTGTTGGATCTCGAACATCAGAACGCCGTGAAGCTCGATCAGATAGAAATCCTGGTGCTGGACGAAGCTGACCGTATGCTCGACATGGGCTTCATCCACGACATCCGTCGTGTGCTGACCAAGCTGCCGGCGAAGCGCCAGAACCTGCTGTTCTCCGCTACCTTCTCCGACGACATTAAAGCCCTGGCAGAAAAACTGCTGACCAACCCGCTCGAGATTGAAGTGGCGCGTCGTAACACGGCTTCTGAGCAGGTAACGCAGCACGTTCACATGGTTGATAAAAAACGTAAGCGCGAGCTGCTGTCGCAGATGATCGGCGAAGGCAACTGGCAGCAGGTGCTGGTATTTACTCGTACCAAGCACGGCGCAAACCACCTGGCGGAACAGCTGAATAAAGACGGTATCCGCAGCGCGGCGATTCACGGTAACAAATCGCAGGGTGCGCGTACGCGCGCGCTGGCCGATTTTAAATCCGGCGATATCCGCGTGCTGGTGGCGACCGATATCGCCGCGCGTGGCCTGGATATTGAAGAGCTGCCGCACGTCGTGAACTACGAGCTGCCGAACGTGCCGGAAGATTACGTGCACCGTATCGGCCGTACCGGCCGCGCGGCCGCGACCGGTGAAGCGCTGTCGCTGGTGTGCGTTGATGAGCACAAACTGCTGCGCGACATCGAACGTCTGCTGAAGAAAGAAATTCCGCGCATTGCGCTGCCGGGCTACGAGCCGGATCCGTCTATCAAAGCGGAGCCGATTCAGAACGGTCGCCAGCAGCGTGGCGGCAATGGCAACGGTAACGGCGGCGGCCGTGGTCGCGGCCAGGGTGGTCAGGGGCAGGGCGCAGGGCGTAGCCAACAGCAGCCGCGTCGTAACGACGGCGGCGCGCCGAAAGCCAAACCGCGCAGCGCGGAGGGTAAACCGGCAGGCGATAAGCCGCGTCCACCTCGCCGCCCGCGTAAACCTGCAGCAGCGCAGTAA
- the cecR gene encoding transcriptional regulator CecR, which translates to MNPTPITSKGEQAKSQLIAAGLAQFGEYGLHATTRDIAALAGQNIAAITYYFGSKEDLYQACAQWIADFIGENFRAHAEAAEQLFAQPQPDREAIRALILHACRNMILLLTQDDTLNLSKFISREQLSPTAAYQRIHDQVIAPLHAHLTRLIAAYTGCDASSTQMILHTHALLGEVLAFRLGRETILMRTGWTQFDADKAEQIFAVVTCHIDFILQGLTQRSLK; encoded by the coding sequence ATGAATCCCACTCCGATTACCAGCAAAGGCGAACAGGCGAAAAGCCAGCTGATTGCCGCCGGACTCGCCCAGTTTGGCGAGTACGGCCTGCATGCGACCACCCGCGATATCGCCGCGCTGGCCGGGCAGAATATTGCCGCCATCACCTATTATTTTGGCTCAAAAGAAGATTTATACCAGGCCTGCGCCCAATGGATTGCTGATTTTATCGGCGAAAACTTCCGGGCTCACGCCGAAGCCGCTGAACAGCTATTCGCCCAACCGCAGCCGGACCGAGAAGCCATACGCGCGCTGATCCTCCACGCCTGCCGCAACATGATTTTACTGCTGACTCAGGATGACACGCTGAACCTGAGCAAATTTATCTCACGCGAGCAGCTGTCGCCGACCGCCGCCTACCAGCGGATTCACGATCAGGTGATTGCCCCGCTGCATGCGCATCTGACCCGACTGATTGCCGCCTATACCGGCTGCGATGCCAGCAGCACGCAAATGATCCTCCACACCCACGCCCTGCTGGGGGAAGTGCTGGCGTTTCGCCTGGGGCGGGAAACGATTCTGATGCGCACCGGCTGGACACAATTTGACGCCGACAAAGCCGAGCAAATTTTCGCGGTCGTTACCTGTCATATCGATTTCATTCTGCAAGGATTAACGCAAAGGAGCCTGAAGTGA